In Xiphophorus maculatus strain JP 163 A chromosome 18, X_maculatus-5.0-male, whole genome shotgun sequence, a single genomic region encodes these proteins:
- the timm8b gene encoding mitochondrial import inner membrane translocase subunit Tim8 B codes for MDSFDNLSASEKAEASELQKMIAIEQQKAQFQAQVHSFTDVCWDKCVDSPGSKLDYRTETCLQNCVERFIDTTLTITNRFTQMVQKGTH; via the exons ATGGACAGCTTTGATAATCTCAGCGCCTCGGAGAAGGCAGAAGCGTCGGAGCTTCAGAAGATGATCGCTATAGAGCAGCAGAAGGCCCAGTTCCAGGCTCAG GTGCACAGTTTCACAGACGTGTGCTGGGACAAGTGTGTGGATAGTCCAGGCTCCAAGCTGGACTACCGGACAGAGACATGTCTGCAGAACTGTGTGGAGAGGTTCATTGACACCACCTTAACCATCACCAACCGCTTCACACAGATGGTGCAGAAGGGCACTCACTGA
- the LOC111611995 gene encoding piggyBac transposable element-derived protein 3-like encodes MPVKLFHTYSRLMRFDDRESRPARRMTDKLAAIREVWDKWVERLPYLYNPEPDVTVDEQLVPFRGCCPFRQYMPSKPAKYGIKSWVASESSYAWKMQVYTGKSTSGCPEKNQGLRVVLDVTEGLRGHNVTCDNFFNSYELGQQLLKRKITMVGTVQKNKPELPPALLGSKEREVFSSKFAFTPTTTLVSYLPKKNKNVVLLSTLHKDGDISDREDRKPIIILE; translated from the exons ATGCCAGTCAAACTCTTTCACACCTACTCAAGACTGATGCGATTTGATGACCGTGAATCAAGACCAGCAAGACGTATGACAGACAAACTTGCAGCCATAAGAGAGGTATGGGACAAGTGGGTGGAGCGGTTGCCCTACCTCTACAATCCAGAGCCTGATGTAACAGTGGATGAGCAACTGGTTCCATTTAGAg GTTGTTGTCCTTTCCGGCAGTATATGCCCAGCAAGCCAGCAAAATATGGGATCAAGTCATGGGTGGCTTCTGAATCAAGCTATGCTTGGAAAATGCAAGTCTATACTGGGAAGTCAACCAGTGGATGCCCAGAGAAGAACCAGGGGTTGCGAGTTGTGCTTGATGTGACAGAGGGACTGAGGGGTCACAATGTGACATGTGACAATTTCTTCAACTCTTATGAACTCGGACAGCAGCTCCTGAAGAGGAAGATCACCATGGTTGGTACAGTTCAAAAGAACAAGCCTGAGCTCCCACCTGCACTGCTTGGGTCAAAGGAGAGAGAGGTCTTCTCCTCAAAGTTTGCCTTCACACCCACCACCACTCTAGTTTCCTacctcccaaagaaaaacaagaatgtagtTCTTCTGAGCACACTGCACAAAGACGGCGACATTAGTGACCGTGAGGACAGGAAGCCAATCATCATCCTGGAATAA